The sequence TTATCTGGAGGGCGCAGCACGTGGCCGAGAACACCCCGACCGACGACGACCGGCTGGCAGCACTCGGCTACCGGCAGGAGCTGAGACGCAGCCTGAACGTGCTCGGCAACATCTCCATGGGCTTCGCCGTCGTCTCCCCCGTCGTCGGGCTGTACGCGGCCGTCCAGGTCGGCATGAGCGTCGCGGGCGGGGCCTGGGTCTGGGCGCTGCCGCTGTGCCTGCTCGGACAGTGCCTGGTCGTCTCCGTCTACTCCGAGCTCGCCTCGCAGTGGCCGCTGGCCGGCGGCGCCTACCAGTGGAGCAAGCGCCTGGCCGGTCCGGCGGTCGCCTGGCTGAGCGGCTGGCTGTGGCAGTTCGCCGTGATGTTCGGCAACACCACCGTCGCCTATCTCGCCTCCCCCTGGCTGTTCGCGCTGTTCGGCGCCGTCCCCACGCCCGCCGAACAGGTGCTCGCCTCGGTCGGCTTCGTGCTGCTCTGCACCCTGGTCAACGCCTACGGCATCAACCTCCTGCGCCGCATCGTCGGCCTCGGGATCGCCGCCGAGGCGGTCGCCTCCGTCGTGGTCGGCCTCACCCTGCTGCTGTTCTTCCGGGAGCACGGCTTCGGCCTGCTCACCGACCTCCTGGACGCGCCGAAGGCCCTGGGCATCGGCGACACCGGTGCCGTGCTCGCGGCCGTGGCCGTGGCCGGCTGGGCGTTCATCGGCTTCGACGCCTGCGTGTCGACCGCCGAGGAGACCAAGGACGCCTCCCGGCAGGTGCCCCGGGCCATGTGGTGGTCGCTGATCGCGGTCGGACTCGTGGTGATCCTCAACGCGGTCGCGGTCGCGCTCGCCCACCCCGCCCCCGCCGAGGTGGTCGCCCGCCAGGACCTCGACCCGGTCACCACCGCCGTCACCCACGCCTTCGGCGGCTGGGCCGACAAGCCCTTCGTCCTGGTCGTCCTGATCAGCTTCACCGCCTGCCTGATGGCCTCCCAGGGCGGCGCCGCCCGCGGCCTCTACTCACTCGCCCGCGACGACGTCTTCCCCTTCTCCCGCCACGTCCGCAGGGTCAACCGGCACCGGGCACCGATCGGCGGACTCCTCGCCGCCGCACTGGTCAGCTGCGCCGCCCTGCCGCTGGGGCTGAGCACCTCGGCCATCGGCAGCCTGATCACCTTCGGCGGCGCCGCCACCTTCGTGCCGTTCTTCCTGCTCACCCTCGTCGCCCTGGTCGCGCGCCTGCGCGGCGGCTGGACGCCCGCCGGGGCCGTCCGCTACGGGCGTCTCGGGACCCCGCTGAACCTGCTCGCGGTGCTGTGGACCGGCTTCGAGGTGGTCAACATCTGCTGGCCGCGCGCCGTCCTCTCCCCGGCCGGTGCGCCGTGGTACCAGATCTGGGCGGCACCGCTCGGCGTCGGCACGGTGACCCTCGCCGGGCTCGGCTACCTGCTCGCACGCCGCCCCGACCGGCGCATGGGCGAGGCCGACGGGGACCGCCCGCTCACGGAGGAACTCGCGCCCGCCGTCCTCTGACACCCGCCTGCTCCAGCGTTCCCTTCCACCGACCTGCTCCACCGACCTGCTCCACCTGTTCCACCGACCTGCTCCACCGATCTGCTCCACCGCTGTTCCACCGAATCACCTTGGAGACGAACCCCATGACCCACCCGTTCGACGTCGTCGAGACCGGTATCGCCGACCTGCGGGCCGCACTCGAAACGGGCCGGACCACCGCCGTCGCCCTGCTCGACGCCTACCTGGCGCGGATCGACGCCTACGACCGGCCCGGCACCGCCACCGCGCTCAACTCGCTCGTCGTGATGAACCCGGACGCCCGCGCCGACGCCGAGGCCTCGGACGCCCGGCGCGCGCGCGGCGAGAGCCTCGGCCCGCTCGACGGCATCCCGTACACCGCCAAGGACAGCTACCTCGCCAAGGGCCTGACCGCCGCCGCCGGCTCCCCGGCGTTCGAGCACCTCGTCGCCCAGCGCGACGCCTTCGCGATCGAGCGGCTGCGCGCCGCCGGCGCCGTGCTCATCGGCCTCACCAACATGCCGCCGATGGCCAACGGCGGCATGCAGCGCGGCGTCTACGGCCGCGCCGAGAGCCCCTACAACGCCGACTGGCTGACCAGCGCCTACGGTTCCGGCTCCTCCAACGGCTCGGGCACCGCCACCGCCGCCTCGTTCGGCGCGTTCGGGCTCGGCGAGGAGACCTGGTCCTCCGGCCGCGCGCCCGCCTCGTACAACGCCCTGTGCGCCTACACCCCCAGCCGGGGCGTGATCTCGGTGCGCGGCAACTGGCCGCTGGTCCCGACCATGGACGTCGTCGTCCCGCACACCCGCACCATGGCCGACCTGCTCGAACTGCTCGACGTCGTCGTCGCCGACGACCCGGACACCCGCGGCGACCTGTGGCGGACCCAGCCCTGGGTGCCGATCCCCGCCCCGTCCGAGGTCCGGCCGGACTCCTACCCGGGGCTGGCGCCCGCCGACACCGCGGCGGCCCGGGCAGCGCTCGCCGGCAGGCGCGTCGGCGTGCCCCGGATGTACATCAACGCCGACCCGGAGGCCGGCACCAACCCCGAGGGCGGCATCGGCGGCCAGACCGGTCAGCGGATCGAGACCCGCGCCTCGGTGATCGACCTGTGGGAGGCGGCCCGCCGCGACCTGGAGGCCGCCGGTGCCGAGGTCGTCGAGGTCGACTTCCCCGTCGTGACCAACTACGAGTCCGACCGCCCGGGCGCGCCGTCCCTGAAGACCCGGGGGCTGATCGGCCCCGACTTCCTGGACCGCGAGATCCTCGATCTGTCCGCCTGGGCCTGGGACGACTTCCTGCGCGCCAACGGGGACCCGGCCCTGCCGAGCCTGGCCGAGGTCGACGCCGACACCATCTGGCCCAAGCACCAGGGCGAACTGCCGGACCGCTACGACGGTTTCGACGACACCATCGTCGACTACCCGCGCCAGGTCCGCGAGCACCCCTACGCGTCGGTCACCGAGATCCCGCTCCTGGAGCAGGGACTGCGCGGGCTGGAGGAGACCCGCCGGATCGACCTGGAGCAGTGGATGGACGAACTCGGCCTGGACGCCGTGGTCTTCCCCGCCGTCGCCGACGTGGGCCCGGCCGACATGGACGTCGTCGAGGCCTCCGCGGACCTCGGCTGGCGCAACGGCGTGTGGGTCGCCAACGGCAACCTCGTACCGCGCCACCTCGGCATCCCGACCGTGACCGTGCCGATGGGCACCATGGCCGACATCGGCATGCCGGTGGGCCTCACCTTCGCGGGCCGCGCCTACGAGGACACCGCCCTGCTCCGCCTCGCCGCCGCCTTCGAGGCCACCGGCGACCGCCGCACCACCCCGCCGCGCACGCCGCGCCTCCCGTCCGCCTGACGGGCCGGGGCGGGGGCCCGCGCTACGGCCAGTCGCCGCGGGCCGCGACGGCCAGGACCAGGGCGGCGATGTTCCACGCGTCGTCGTCGCCCCGGTGGTGGCGGCCCTCCAGCGGGAGCCCGGCGACGGTGAGGGCCTGGGCCATGCCCGGCCGTCGGCGCAGGCCGTAGGAGGCGGTGAAGGCCGCCTTGGCATTGGTGTGGTGGTGGCCGAAGGGGTACTCCGCGCCGGTCCGCCGGCACTGCCGGGTGAACTGGTTCCGGTCGTAGTCGCCCCAGCTGGCCCAGGGTGTCGCGCCGGTCCGGTGCACGGCCGCCAGCGTCCGGCAGGCCTCGGCGAAGGAGACGCCCCCGGCCACCTCGGCCGGGGTCAGTCCCGTCAGTTCGGTGCAGAACGGGCTCACCTCCGACCGGGCCGGGCGCACCAGCAGCCGGTGCTTGGCCAGCCGCTCGCCCGCCCGCAGGTCGACCACGGTGAGCCCGATCTCGATGATCTCGCTCACCTGGCCGGGCGGCGGCTGCCCCTCCCAGCAGGTCGCCTCGACATCGACCACGTTCAGCAGGGGCGCGTTGACGTCCATGGGGCCGAGGGTAGGGAGGGCGGCGGCCTCCGGTCATCCGGTTTTCCGGGCCCGGCAGGCGGGTTCGTGCCAGACCGTGCGCACGACCCGTGCGTCCCGGGTGAGGTGTTCGCTGGACCACGTCCCGCAGCAGCGGCCCGCCCGGCGCGTCCGGGCGGGGAGCACGGGCCCCGCGGTACGGGCGGGCACGACGGCTGCGGGAGCGGCAGAACGGCGGCGGCGCTTGTGCTGGGGCTCGTGCTGGGGTGTCGTCATGCCCCGGGCTCTGCCCGCACCGCCCGGGGGTCGAACCGGCCTTCACCCGTACGGAGCACCGGCGCCACCCGCCGCCCGGCCGGGGCGAACTGCCCCGGCCGGGACGACCGGCCCCCCGTCGGGGGGAGCCGCGAGGACCGCGTTACCCCCGTGGGGGGATCTCGGCGGATCCGCGTTGACGGTGGCTGCGGCGTCCCGGAGGCTGACTCGCGGACCGGCCGGATGCCGGACACAACTCGCGCCGCAACAAGCCGGGTCGGCTTCCACCAGGACCTGACGGGCACCGTCGACCGGTGCCCGGCACGCCGCCCTTCCGCAGCCCCGAGAGGACGTTCCCGATGCGCCGTACCCTGGCCGCACTGGCCACCTTCCTGCTGGCGGTGGCCGCCGCGATCGCCACCCCCTCGGGCGCGCTCGCCGTCCCCGCGCCACCGGTGCCCGCCGTCGTCCCCGCACCGGTGGCGGCCACCGCCGGGACGACCGCGGCCGAGAACTGCCGGACCTACGTCGTCGACGGCTACCGCTGGTTCGGGGAGTGCACCGGCCTGGACCCGCGCCGTACCTGGCGGCTCCAGCTCTACTGCGCCTGGCGGATCAACGGCCGCGTGTACGACTACTACGCCGACAGTTCGGTGATCGCCGGCGACGCCACGACCGAGCTCAGCTGCAGTCCCGGGAAGGCCGTCGAGGTGCGGATCCTGCTCGGCGACCTGCTGCCGCCCGAGCCGGCCGGGCCGGTCGGCGCGATCACCGGGCTCGCGGGCAAGTGCGTCACCGTCCGGGACAACCGTCACGAGGACGGCACGCCGGTCGAGCTGTTCGACTGCAACGGCGGCTACGGCCAGTCCTGGCGGGTGGGTACCGACGGCACGGTCCGCTCGCTCGGCAAGTGCCTGGACGTGGCGGGCGGCGGCACGGGCAACGGCAACGGCGTCCAGCTCTACGTGTGCAACGGCACGGGTGCCCAGCAGTGGCAGGTCCGGCCGGGCGGCCTGATCGTCAACCCGCAGTCCGGGCGCTGCCTGGACGTCCCGAGGGCCGACGCGAGCAACGGCAACCGGCTGATCATCTGGGACTGCGCCGGCGGCGTCAACCAGGTCTGGCGGCTCCCGGCCTGACCGCGGGCCCTCGGTACCGCGCGTCCGGCGCGGTACCGAGGGCCCTTTCGGCTGCCGTTCGGTCGGTCGCGGGTCAGCCGGCGGCGGCTCCCGGTGGCGCCTTGGTCCCGGTGGCCGTGAGCTCGGCCGCACTGGTCCAGGGCCCCCGGCCGCCCGCCTCGCTCAGGACCCGCAGGCGCAGGTAGCGGCCGGAGGCGGCGGTGAAGGACACCTGTTGCGCGGCGGCCGTGTCGGCGAAGGAGCCGGTGGCCACCGGGCTGCCCCAGGTGGTGGCGCTGTCGGAGACGTAGACCTCGTACCGGCCGATCCGGCCGTTGACGCCGCCGTCCTGCCGGGGCAGCTGGCCGAGGCCGTCGACGGCGTAGCGCGCGCCGAGGTCGATCCGGATCTCGTGCGGCAGCGGGGCGGCGCCGCCCGACCACTTGGTGTGCCAGATCGTCGCGGGGTTGCCGTCGATCGCGTTGGTGGCGGCGCCGTTCTCGCCCGCGGTCTCCTCGCTGTCGGCGCCGAGGACCTTCCAGCCGGTCTGCGGGATCGGCTCGGACCTCGTGCCGACCGGGGTCCCGGGCGCCGCGGTGATGCCGGAGGCGGTCACGGTGAACGCCCCGGACCGGCTGCCGGCCTTGATCCACAGCACCCCGGCGCGGTCGGCCGGGTCGTAGTACCAACCGCTGCTCGCGCTGTCGTAGGCGGCCTTTCCGGCGAGAGCGGGCAGCGGCGCCCCGCCGACCGAGACCGAGGTGGGCGCGGTCGCGCTGTGCACGGTGAACTCGTAGCCGCGCTCGGCGGCCTTCCCGGTGTAACTGCCCTCCGCCGCACCGACGCTGATCACGGCGTCCCCCCGGCCGGTGGCCGGCGCGTGCACGTCCACCCGCTGCCGGGCGTAGGCGCCGTTCTGGTACGCCCGGGTCACCCCGTCGTCCTCGTAGAGGCTGAAGGCGGAGTCGCCGCGCGGGTACACGTCGTAGGTCAGGGTGGAGACGGCCTTCTCACCGGTGTAGTTCATCTGCGGCCACATCGGGACGATCGCGCCCGCGCGGACGAACAGCGGCAGGGTGTCGAGCGGGGCGGCGTAGCCGTCCAGCCAGCCGGGGCCCTGGTAGACCTTGCCGGTCCAGTAGTCGGTCCAGCTGCCGGCCGGCAGGTAGATCCCGTTGCGGACGGCGGTGTCGCTGACGACCGGTGCTACCAGGAAGGAGTCGCCGGCCATGAACTCGCCGGAGGTGGCGTTGCCCCGGGCCACCGGGTCGTCCGGGTACTCCAGCACCAGGGCCCGGGTGGAGGGCACGCCGGTCTCGTTGGCGGTCCGGCCCATGGTGTAGAGGTAGGGCATCAGCCGCATCTTGAGCTGCAGGTACTTGCGGTTGATCGACGCGTACGGTTCGGCGAACCGCCACGGCTGCTTGTCCTGGTACCCGGCCGAGGGGTTGGTGGCGCCCCAGCCGGACATGGTCATGAACGCCGGGGTGAAGGCCTTCCACTGGAGGTCGCGGACGTAGGTCTGCGGGCTCCCGCCGAAGATGCCGTCGATGTCGCCGGAGGCGTAGTTGAGACCGGAGAGTCCGGCGCCCGCGATCGAGGGGACGTGCCAGCGCATGGCGTCCCAGGTGCCGCTGGTGTCGCCGGTCCAGACGACCGCGTTGCGCTGGGTGCCGGCCCAGCCGTCGACTGTCCAGACGAAGCGGCGGGCGTCGGAGTTGTCCTCGATGCCCGCGACCGCCTGCTTCACCCCGTCGAAGGCGTACTTGTAGCCGCTGCCGATCCAGGCCACGTCGGTCTTCACGGCGCGGGAGCCGGCCGTGCCGACCTCCTGGTCGATGCCGGAGAGGCCGGTGGAGGTCCACAGTCCGGTCCGGAAGCCCTTCTCGTTCAGGGCGGCGACGGTGGACGGCAGTTGGGTGTAGCCGCAGCCGTAGCCGTCGTTGGGCAGGATCCAGCCCGAGGGCATGTCGGCGGCGCGGGCGTCGGCGGCGTAGCCGACCACGTCGGGCGTGGTCCGGTGACGGGCGCGGTTGTGGTCGCCCTGGTAGTCCGGGTTGGAGGCGTTGAAGCAGTCGGCGTTGCCGAGTTCCAGGCCCCACATCGGCGCCAGGAACGGCTTGCCGGTGACGTCGGTGTAGCCGTCGAGCACGTCCTTGAGCGAGCTGCCGGCGAAGTACCAGGCGTCGAAGCGCTTCTCGTCGTGGCTCAGCGCGGTCGGGGCGCGGAAGTCGTACGAGCCGGGTGCCCAGGTGTTGCGCATGACGCCGTAGCCGTTGGTGGACATGTAGAACGGGGCCGGGCTGGCGTTGGTGCCCTCGGTCCACTTGTTGGAGACCGCGACCGGGACGGTCCGGTCGCGCAGGGCCCACTCGCCGAGGTGCAGTCCGGTGCCGTAGAACTGCTCGTCCGCGGAGCGGCCGAGGTACTGGGTGGTGCGGCCGGCGCTCCAGCTGGTCGGCTGGGACTCCGCCCACACCAGGGTGGTGTCGTCGGCCCGGTAGAGCGCGAAGGTCAGCGGCTTCTTGTTGATCCGCAGGCTGATGGCGGGGGTGCCGATCCGCCAGTACGCGCCGGCGTCGGTGAGGGTGGCGCCGACCGTGCCGAAGGAGGTGGTGGTCGCGAGGTCGGAACCGGCCGGGTCGTCGGTGAAGGAGCCGTCCGGCGAGAGCCAGATCCGGAACACGTCGGCGCGGGCCACGACGATCCGGACGGCGGCGGCGCTGGACGTCCGGACGGTGAAGGTGTCACCGGCGCGGGTGACGGAGGCTGCGTTCCCGGCGGTCGCGGCCCGGGCCGGAAGGGCCGGGCCGAGCGCGGTCAGCAGGGCTCCGAGCAGGGTCAGGATCATGGCGGCGGCCGTCCGGCGGTGGCGGACGGCCCGTGGTCGGCGGGTGGGGGGAGCGGCGGCAGAGCTCACGCTGTCCTCCTGGGGAGGGAGTGAGGAAGGCCCGCGCGTCGATGGGGCCGCAGGCCGGGGAGGGCGGTGCCCCGCCATGACAGCAAGGTTCATGACATGTCGTCAAGTGCTTGAACTAAGGGTTTTTCGAGCATTATTGAGCAGACATTTGCATACCGCGAGCAGGCCGGGCGGCGCCGTAACGCCCGGCGGCCCCTGCGGACCGCGACGGTCCGACAGGGGCCGGAGGTCCGGCCGACGGGCCGGTGGGGACCTAGCGCGTCGCCCGGCGACCTCCCTCCGAGGGCGGCACCCGGTGCACGGCCGACGTCCCGGACGGGGCGGCGACGGCCGGGCCGGGACGACCGAGCGGGGCGGTCACGGCCGGTCCAGCACGATCGAGCGGGTCAGATTGCGCGGTCGGTCCGGGTCGAGGCCGAGGGAGACCGCCACCTCGACGGCCAGCCGCTGGGCCCGCACCAGGTCGGCGAGCGGATCCAGCGGGGAGACCGAGACGGTGGCACCCAGGGCCCGGACCTCGCCCTCCAGTCCGGCGGGCGGGGCGCCGAAGAACCAGACGGCGCTGGTCGGCGCGGTGACGCTGACCGGACCGTGGCGGTACTCCATCGCCGGGTAGGACTCGGCCCAGGAGTACGAGGCCTCGCGCACCTTGAGCGCCGCCTCGTGGGCGAGGCCGCAGGTCCACCCGGCCCCGAGGAAGGTGAACTGCCTTGCCGCGGCGGCCCCTTCGGGCAACGTCTGGGCCAGCGCCAGTTCGGCCTGGGCCGGCAGGTCGGCGGGGGCGAGCCCGAGCCGGGCGCGCAGCAGGACCAGCGCGGTGGTGGCGAACCGGGTCTGCACCACGGACCGCTCGTCGGCGAAGTCCAGCACCACCAGGGAGCGGGCCGCACCGGCGACCGGGGTCGCGCCGTCGGCGGTGACGGCGACGGTCTCGCCCGAGCTCACCCGCCCGAGCGCCTCGACGACCTCGGTCGTGGTGCCGGAGCGGGTGATCGCCAGCACCCGGTCGTAGCGCCGCCGGTGGGGGAACTCCGAGGCCGCGAAGGCGTCGGTCTCCCCCAGTCCGGCGCCCTCCCGGAGGGCGGCGTAGGCCTGCGCCATGTACAGCGAGGTGCCGCAGCCGATCACCGCCACCCGCTCGCCCGGCTCCGGCAGCCCCCGGGGCGTCAGCTCGAGTGCGCGCCGCCAGCAGTCGGGTTGACTGGCGATCTCCGCGTCCACATGGCTCATGACTGTCCTCCAGGCAGAGTCTGCTCGAATATGCTTAATCTATAGACCCAGGAGCCAGTTTTGCGCAATATCGATCACCAATGTGCAACCCGCACCGTCCGACCGCCCCTTCGCCTGCGGCGGGAGGTCAGGCGGTGGTGATCGGGGCGAAGCGGTCGCCGCCGGTGATCCACTCGCCGCGGCGCATGACGGCGACCAGGTCGTAGCCGGTGGAGTCGACGACGACGAGGTCGGCGAGCTTGCCGGTCTCCAGGGTGCCGACCCGGTCGGCGAGGCCGAGCAGCCGGGCCGGGACGGTGCAGAGCGACTCCACGGCCTGGTTCAGGCTGAGGCCGCTGACCGTGAGGCAGCGGCGGAACGCCCGGTCCAGCGTGAGGGTCGATCCGGCGATGGAGCTGCCGTCGGTGAGCATCGCCACGCCGTCCTTGACCTCGACCTGGAGCGGGCCGAGGGGGTAGAGGCCGTCGCCCATGCCGGCGGCGCCCATGGCGTCGGTGACGAGGGCGACCCGGGAGGCGCCGGCGGTGCCGTAGGCGAGGTCGAGCACGGAGGGGTGGAGGTGGACGCCGTCGTTGATGAGTTCGACGGTGACCCGCTCGTCCTCCAGCAGGGCCACGATCGGGCCGGGGGCGCGGTGGGCGATGCCGGGCATGGCGTTGAAGAGGTGGGTGGCGACGGTGGCGCCGGCGCCGATCGCCTCCAGGGTGCGGGCGTAGTCGGAGTCGGTGTGGCCGACGGCGGCGATGACGCCGAGGTCGGCGAGCATCCGCACCGAGTCGAGGCCGCCGGGGAGTTCGGGGGCGAGGGTGACCATCCTCGCGTGGCCGCGGGCGGCGTCGACGAGCTTGCGGACCAGTGCCGGGTCGGGGTCGCGCAGCAGGTCGGGGCGGTGGGCGCCGCAGCGGTTGTGCGAGATGAACGGGCCCTCGAAGTGGACGCCGGCCACCACGCCGTCCTCGGCGAGTTCGGAGAGGACGGCGGCCTGGCGGGCCAGGTCGTCGATCTCGCCGGTGACGGTGGAGGCGACGGTGGTGGTGGTGCCGTGCTCGAGGTGGGTGCGGGCGGCGCGCAGGGCCTCCTCGGCGATGCCGGAGGCGTAGGAGGCGCCGCCGCCGCCGTGGACGTGCAGGTCGACGAAGCCGGGCACCACGGTGTACCCGGTCAGGTCGAGGTCGCCGGGGGTGGCGGTGCCGCCCAGGCCGACGATGGCCGTCCCCCCGATCGAGAGCCGGCCGTTCTCGACGACGCCGCCGGGCAGGACCAGCCGGGCGCCGGACAGTGCGAGTCGGTCCGCGGTCACGCGGTCACCTCCGGGAAGAGGACGCGGTCCACCACCCTCCCGCCCCACCGGTCTGATCGTGGCAACGGGCGGCGGTCGGCAGCGCGCGTCGATCGAATTTGTTCGCTGTACCGGGTACTTTAATCAGTTCCGAGCATCTTGCCCCCAGGGCCGACTTGTCGGATACCTGCCGCCCTGCCAGCACCGAAGCCCCGTTCTCCGCTCCCCCGAGGCGCCGCTGCGGTACGGACCAAGCCTCGTCTAGACTCCCCGACATGCTCAAAGCTGACCGGACCGCCAAGATCCTCGCTCATGTCACCGAAGCGGGGAGCGCCGACGTGCACGCGCTGGCGGAGCTGCTGGGCGTCTCCACCGCGACGGTCCGCCGCGACCTCCAGGAGCTGCACGACCAGGGCCTGCTGCACCGCACCCGCGGCGGCGCCGTGACCGGCACCGTCAATCTGGAGCTTCCGCTGCGGCACCGGCACGGCAAGCGGCAGGCCGAGAAGCGCCGGATCGCCCTGGCCGCCGAACGCCTGGTGCCGGAGGGCGCCGTGGTCGGCCTGACCGGCGGCACGACCACCAGCGAGCTCGCCCGGGTGCTCGCCGAGCGCGGCGGGGTCACCATCGTGACCAACGCGGTCAACATCGCCGCCGACCTGATCGTCCGGCCGGAGATCCGCCTGGTGGTGGTCGGCGGCATCGCGCGGTCGGCCAGCTACGAGCTGGTCGGGCCGGCCGCCGAGCGGATGCTCTCGCAGTACCACCTGGACGTCGCGTTCATCGGCGTCGACGGCCTCACCGCCGGCGAGGGCTGCACCACGCACGACGAGATGGAGGCCCACACCGACCAGGCCTTCCTGCGCAGCGCCGCGCGCGGCGTCGTCCTGGCGGACAGCAGCAAGGTCGGGCTGG comes from Streptomyces sp. TLI_053 and encodes:
- a CDS encoding 3'-5' exonuclease, with amino-acid sequence MDVNAPLLNVVDVEATCWEGQPPPGQVSEIIEIGLTVVDLRAGERLAKHRLLVRPARSEVSPFCTELTGLTPAEVAGGVSFAEACRTLAAVHRTGATPWASWGDYDRNQFTRQCRRTGAEYPFGHHHTNAKAAFTASYGLRRRPGMAQALTVAGLPLEGRHHRGDDDAWNIAALVLAVAARGDWP
- a CDS encoding TIM-barrel domain-containing protein — protein: MSSAAAPPTRRPRAVRHRRTAAAMILTLLGALLTALGPALPARAATAGNAASVTRAGDTFTVRTSSAAAVRIVVARADVFRIWLSPDGSFTDDPAGSDLATTTSFGTVGATLTDAGAYWRIGTPAISLRINKKPLTFALYRADDTTLVWAESQPTSWSAGRTTQYLGRSADEQFYGTGLHLGEWALRDRTVPVAVSNKWTEGTNASPAPFYMSTNGYGVMRNTWAPGSYDFRAPTALSHDEKRFDAWYFAGSSLKDVLDGYTDVTGKPFLAPMWGLELGNADCFNASNPDYQGDHNRARHRTTPDVVGYAADARAADMPSGWILPNDGYGCGYTQLPSTVAALNEKGFRTGLWTSTGLSGIDQEVGTAGSRAVKTDVAWIGSGYKYAFDGVKQAVAGIEDNSDARRFVWTVDGWAGTQRNAVVWTGDTSGTWDAMRWHVPSIAGAGLSGLNYASGDIDGIFGGSPQTYVRDLQWKAFTPAFMTMSGWGATNPSAGYQDKQPWRFAEPYASINRKYLQLKMRLMPYLYTMGRTANETGVPSTRALVLEYPDDPVARGNATSGEFMAGDSFLVAPVVSDTAVRNGIYLPAGSWTDYWTGKVYQGPGWLDGYAAPLDTLPLFVRAGAIVPMWPQMNYTGEKAVSTLTYDVYPRGDSAFSLYEDDGVTRAYQNGAYARQRVDVHAPATGRGDAVISVGAAEGSYTGKAAERGYEFTVHSATAPTSVSVGGAPLPALAGKAAYDSASSGWYYDPADRAGVLWIKAGSRSGAFTVTASGITAAPGTPVGTRSEPIPQTGWKVLGADSEETAGENGAATNAIDGNPATIWHTKWSGGAAPLPHEIRIDLGARYAVDGLGQLPRQDGGVNGRIGRYEVYVSDSATTWGSPVATGSFADTAAAQQVSFTAASGRYLRLRVLSEAGGRGPWTSAAELTATGTKAPPGAAAG
- a CDS encoding sugar isomerase, whose product is MSHVDAEIASQPDCWRRALELTPRGLPEPGERVAVIGCGTSLYMAQAYAALREGAGLGETDAFAASEFPHRRRYDRVLAITRSGTTTEVVEALGRVSSGETVAVTADGATPVAGAARSLVVLDFADERSVVQTRFATTALVLLRARLGLAPADLPAQAELALAQTLPEGAAAARQFTFLGAGWTCGLAHEAALKVREASYSWAESYPAMEYRHGPVSVTAPTSAVWFFGAPPAGLEGEVRALGATVSVSPLDPLADLVRAQRLAVEVAVSLGLDPDRPRNLTRSIVLDRP
- a CDS encoding amidase produces the protein MTHPFDVVETGIADLRAALETGRTTAVALLDAYLARIDAYDRPGTATALNSLVVMNPDARADAEASDARRARGESLGPLDGIPYTAKDSYLAKGLTAAAGSPAFEHLVAQRDAFAIERLRAAGAVLIGLTNMPPMANGGMQRGVYGRAESPYNADWLTSAYGSGSSNGSGTATAASFGAFGLGEETWSSGRAPASYNALCAYTPSRGVISVRGNWPLVPTMDVVVPHTRTMADLLELLDVVVADDPDTRGDLWRTQPWVPIPAPSEVRPDSYPGLAPADTAAARAALAGRRVGVPRMYINADPEAGTNPEGGIGGQTGQRIETRASVIDLWEAARRDLEAAGAEVVEVDFPVVTNYESDRPGAPSLKTRGLIGPDFLDREILDLSAWAWDDFLRANGDPALPSLAEVDADTIWPKHQGELPDRYDGFDDTIVDYPRQVREHPYASVTEIPLLEQGLRGLEETRRIDLEQWMDELGLDAVVFPAVADVGPADMDVVEASADLGWRNGVWVANGNLVPRHLGIPTVTVPMGTMADIGMPVGLTFAGRAYEDTALLRLAAAFEATGDRRTTPPRTPRLPSA
- a CDS encoding DeoR/GlpR family DNA-binding transcription regulator: MLKADRTAKILAHVTEAGSADVHALAELLGVSTATVRRDLQELHDQGLLHRTRGGAVTGTVNLELPLRHRHGKRQAEKRRIALAAERLVPEGAVVGLTGGTTTSELARVLAERGGVTIVTNAVNIAADLIVRPEIRLVVVGGIARSASYELVGPAAERMLSQYHLDVAFIGVDGLTAGEGCTTHDEMEAHTDQAFLRSAARGVVLADSSKVGLVTFAAICPLTDIHDLVTDDGLTGAQEKAVTGCGVRVLRA
- the nagA gene encoding N-acetylglucosamine-6-phosphate deacetylase, translated to MTADRLALSGARLVLPGGVVENGRLSIGGTAIVGLGGTATPGDLDLTGYTVVPGFVDLHVHGGGGASYASGIAEEALRAARTHLEHGTTTTVASTVTGEIDDLARQAAVLSELAEDGVVAGVHFEGPFISHNRCGAHRPDLLRDPDPALVRKLVDAARGHARMVTLAPELPGGLDSVRMLADLGVIAAVGHTDSDYARTLEAIGAGATVATHLFNAMPGIAHRAPGPIVALLEDERVTVELINDGVHLHPSVLDLAYGTAGASRVALVTDAMGAAGMGDGLYPLGPLQVEVKDGVAMLTDGSSIAGSTLTLDRAFRRCLTVSGLSLNQAVESLCTVPARLLGLADRVGTLETGKLADLVVVDSTGYDLVAVMRRGEWITGGDRFAPITTA
- a CDS encoding APC family permease, which produces MAENTPTDDDRLAALGYRQELRRSLNVLGNISMGFAVVSPVVGLYAAVQVGMSVAGGAWVWALPLCLLGQCLVVSVYSELASQWPLAGGAYQWSKRLAGPAVAWLSGWLWQFAVMFGNTTVAYLASPWLFALFGAVPTPAEQVLASVGFVLLCTLVNAYGINLLRRIVGLGIAAEAVASVVVGLTLLLFFREHGFGLLTDLLDAPKALGIGDTGAVLAAVAVAGWAFIGFDACVSTAEETKDASRQVPRAMWWSLIAVGLVVILNAVAVALAHPAPAEVVARQDLDPVTTAVTHAFGGWADKPFVLVVLISFTACLMASQGGAARGLYSLARDDVFPFSRHVRRVNRHRAPIGGLLAAALVSCAALPLGLSTSAIGSLITFGGAATFVPFFLLTLVALVARLRGGWTPAGAVRYGRLGTPLNLLAVLWTGFEVVNICWPRAVLSPAGAPWYQIWAAPLGVGTVTLAGLGYLLARRPDRRMGEADGDRPLTEELAPAVL
- a CDS encoding ricin-type beta-trefoil lectin domain protein, whose amino-acid sequence is MRRTLAALATFLLAVAAAIATPSGALAVPAPPVPAVVPAPVAATAGTTAAENCRTYVVDGYRWFGECTGLDPRRTWRLQLYCAWRINGRVYDYYADSSVIAGDATTELSCSPGKAVEVRILLGDLLPPEPAGPVGAITGLAGKCVTVRDNRHEDGTPVELFDCNGGYGQSWRVGTDGTVRSLGKCLDVAGGGTGNGNGVQLYVCNGTGAQQWQVRPGGLIVNPQSGRCLDVPRADASNGNRLIIWDCAGGVNQVWRLPA